From the genome of Anticarsia gemmatalis isolate Benzon Research Colony breed Stoneville strain chromosome 13, ilAntGemm2 primary, whole genome shotgun sequence, one region includes:
- the LOC142977576 gene encoding uncharacterized protein LOC142977576 isoform X1, with protein sequence MCMPTPNNVSGFGYSWGFTSSADLTKGEVETPSSLSYTLGNTVSPETTLTVMSTNKPQVQEKVGAVTVAVSNAGAQLTRVVTTGTPLSGRRAMFVVNDAPAHTLNRVSQQNQTATIQTTNLAAKPFMTPIGPIQLTAEECNEILMKRALQAQGIPTPVIDASQLNHTILNGGLKSLAEATAQQAQAENIQTTTVHQHHLLHTKQEPGTANNSPKTVYSQTELMNSNSMVTSQPPATVKERPYTCGECGKSFLLKHHLTTHARVHTGERPHVCAHCGKAFARKHCLNTHLLLHSAERPYRCHECKMAFTLKHHLVTHSRVHSRDRPFVCNECGRGFPLKRHLVTHSKYHAGERPYVCSDCGESFAQKEHLVMHSRFHGSLSPYVCGDCGVTFARKFQLVNHGRVHGRVPHACPVCGKEFLQKRTLVAHMKIHTGEGAVACLECGEAFKCKSELQEHCEMTRHCLSASQSKQQQQQQQQAQQQAQQQAQQQAQQQAQQQAQQQAQQQAQQQQQQQQATVIKQDDFKPQIVQVIGADGQLVSEKTTPGYACPECGSCFNTKEALSLHVRLHAGDRTCVTDLCALTAALQPGLVAAHHATQHQPIQIISSNPNNVVHTQVIATNHHVTPPRPKIHFCGECGKGFAAKHGLLAHQRRHPDGSCTLRTHVCDQCGKAFFQKNHLMLHQRQHMDLPPRTQQVQPVTQQAQQQVVQQAAQQAQQVQQQVQQQVQQQQQQQQQQQQHQQHQNSLELDQDHQATHIQVVTNRSGQVIGNQIVVGAVGVGRRLVAPQLHIVGRDNKPQLAHLAHNKHHAQRQHTTSGDAKEVGGLVLSAGRNGLIKYEISLPQPTSVVQVQQLD encoded by the exons ATGTGTATGCCAACTCCTAATAATGTGTCGGGCTTCGGTTACTCGTGGGGCTTTACGAGTTCTGCGGACCTTACGAAGGGTGAGGTGGAGACTCCAAGCAGCCTGAGTTATACCCTAGGAAATACG GTATCCCCAGAAACAACCTTAACGGTTATGTCAACGAACAAACCACAAGTACAAGAAAAGGTTGGAGCAGTTACAGTAGCAGTATCAAATGCTGGGGCCCAGTTGACGAGGGTTGTGACGACTGGTACTCCACTGTCAGGGCGACGGGCTATGTTTGTAGTGAATGATGCACCTGCACACACTTTGAACAGGGTGTCACAGCAGAATCAGACGGCTACTATACAAA CAACGAACTTAGCAGCTAAACCATTCATGACTCCAATCGGTCCTATCCAGTTAACCGCAGAAGAATGCAACGAGATATTAATGAAACGGGCTCTACAAGCTCAAGGGATACCGACACCAGTTATAGATGCATCACAATTAAATCACACGATTCTTAATGGAGGTTTAAAGAGTTTGGCAGAAGCGACGGCGCAGCAAGCTCAAGCGGAGAATATACAGACGACGACGGTACATCAACATCACTTGTTGCATACGAAACAGGAACCTGGGACTGCGAATAACTCGccaaaa ACGGTGTATTCGCAGACGGAGCTAATGAACAGCAACTCGAtggtgacgtcacagccgcCGGCCACCGTCAAGGAGCGCCCCTACACTTGCGGCGAGTGCGGCAAGTCCTTCCTGCTCAAACATCATCTTACTACGCATGCGAGAGTTCATACTG gtgAACGGCCCCATGTATGCGCGCACTGCGGTAAAGCGTTCGCTCGAAAGCATTGTCTCAACACTCATCTGTTGTTGCACTCGGCTGAGCGGCCGTACAGGTGCCACGAGTGTAAAATGGCCTTTACCTTGAAACATCATCTTGTTACGCATTCTAGG GTACACAGTCGTGATCGTCCGTTCGTATGCAACGAGTGCGGGCGCGGGTTCCCTTTGAAGCGACATCTGGTGACGCACAGCAAGTACCATGCGGGCGAACGACCGTACGTCTGTAGTGACTGTGGGGAAAGCTTTGCGCAAAAG GAGCACCTAGTGATGCACAGTCGGTTCCACGGCTCGCTGTCGCCGTACGTGTGCGGCGACTGCGGCGTGACGTTCGCGCGCAAGTTCCAGCTCGTGAACCACGGCCGCGTGCACGGCCGCGTGCCGCACGCCTGCCCCGTCTGCGGGAAGGAGTTCCTGCAGAAACGGACGCTCGTCGCGCATATGAA AATCCACACAGGAGAAGGTGCGGTCGCGTGTCTAGAATGCGGTGAAGCTTTCAAATGTAAATCAGAACTGCAAGAGCACTGTGAAATGACGCGGCACTGCCTCAGTGCGTCGCAATCcaagcaacaacaacaacaacagcagcaAGCGCAGCAACAGGCTCAGCAACAAGCCCAACAACAGGCGCAACAACAAGCCCAGCAACAAGCTCAACAACAGGCACAACAGCAGgcgcaacaacaacaacagcaacaaCAGGCGACTGTTATTAAACAGGATGATTTTAAACCACAGATTGTACAG GTTATAGGTGCGGACGGACAACTAGTATCGGAGAAAACGACACCTGGATACGCGTGTCCCGAATGCGGTTCCTGTTTTAATACTAAG GAGGCGCTGTCGCTGCACGTGCGGCTGCACGCGGGGGACCGCACGTGCGTCACGGACCTGTGCGCGCTCACGGCCGCGCTGCAGCCCGGCCTCGTGGCCGCGCACCACGCCACGCAGC atcaACCAATTCAAATCATATCATCGAACCCCAACAATGTTGTACATACGCAAGTTATAGCCACG aaTCATCACGTAACGCCTCCCCGGCCGAAGATTCATTTTTGCGGTGAATGCGGGAAAGGATTTGCGGCTAAACATGGTCTACTAGCACATCAAAGAAG ACACCCAGACGGCAGCTGTACTCTCCGCACGCACGTGTGTGACCAGTGCGGGAAGGCGTTCTTCCAGAAAAACCACCTCATGCTACATCAGAGACAACACATGGACTTACCGCCTAGAACT CAGCAAGTGCAACCCGTAACGCAGCAAGCGCAACAACAAGTGGTGCAACAGGCCGCGCAACAAGCACAACAAGTGCAACAACAGGTGCAGCAACAAGTTCAACAACAGCAACAGCAgcagcagcaacaacaacagcaTCAACAACATCAAAACAGCTTGGAGTTAGACCAGGACCATCAGGCTACGCATATACAAGTG GTAACGAACAGGTCGGGTCAGGTGATCGGCAACCAGATCGTGGTGGGCGCCGTGGGCGTGGGGCGGCGGCTGGTGGCGCCGCAGCTGCACATCGTGGGGCGCGACAACAAGCCGCAGCTGGCGCACCTCGCGCACAACAAGCACCACGCGCAGAGGCAACACACCACCAG CGGTGACGCGAAAGAAGTAGGCGGCCTAGTCTTATCCGCTGGTCGGAACGGGCTCATCAAGTACGAGATCTCACTACCGCAGCCCACGTCCGTGGTACAAGTGCAGCAGCTGGACTGA
- the LOC142977576 gene encoding uncharacterized protein LOC142977576 isoform X3, with amino-acid sequence MCMPTPNNVSGFGYSWGFTSSADLTKGEVETPSSLSYTLGNTVSPETTLTVMSTNKPQVQEKVGAVTVAVSNAGAQLTRVVTTGTPLSGRRAMFVVNDAPAHTLNRVSQQNQTATIQTTNLAAKPFMTPIGPIQLTAEECNEILMKRALQAQGIPTPVIDASQLNHTILNGGLKSLAEATAQQAQAENIQTTTVHQHHLLHTKQEPGTANNSPKTVYSQTELMNSNSMVTSQPPATVKERPYTCGECGKSFLLKHHLTTHARVHTGERPHVCAHCGKAFARKHCLNTHLLLHSAERPYRCHECKMAFTLKHHLVTHSRVHSRDRPFVCNECGRGFPLKRHLVTHSKYHAGERPYVCSDCGESFAQKEHLVMHSRFHGSLSPYVCGDCGVTFARKFQLVNHGRVHGRVPHACPVCGKEFLQKRTLVAHMKIHTGEGAVACLECGEAFKCKSELQEHCEMTRHCLSASQSKQQQQQQQQAQQQAQQQAQQQAQQQAQQQAQQQAQQQAQQQQQQQQATVIKQDDFKPQIVQVIGADGQLVSEKTTPGYACPECGSCFNTKEALSLHVRLHAGDRTCVTDLCALTAALQPGLVAAHHATQHQPIQIISSNPNNVVHTQVIATNHHVTPPRPKIHFCGECGKGFAAKHGLLAHQRRHPDGSCTLRTHVCDQCGKAFFQKNHLMLHQRQHMDLPPRTQVQPVTQQAQQQVVQQAAQQAQQVQQQVQQQVQQQQQQQQQQQQHQQHQNSLELDQDHQATHIQVVTNRSGQVIGNQIVVGAVGVGRRLVAPQLHIVGRDNKPQLAHLAHNKHHAQRQHTTSGDAKEVGGLVLSAGRNGLIKYEISLPQPTSVVQVQQLD; translated from the exons ATGTGTATGCCAACTCCTAATAATGTGTCGGGCTTCGGTTACTCGTGGGGCTTTACGAGTTCTGCGGACCTTACGAAGGGTGAGGTGGAGACTCCAAGCAGCCTGAGTTATACCCTAGGAAATACG GTATCCCCAGAAACAACCTTAACGGTTATGTCAACGAACAAACCACAAGTACAAGAAAAGGTTGGAGCAGTTACAGTAGCAGTATCAAATGCTGGGGCCCAGTTGACGAGGGTTGTGACGACTGGTACTCCACTGTCAGGGCGACGGGCTATGTTTGTAGTGAATGATGCACCTGCACACACTTTGAACAGGGTGTCACAGCAGAATCAGACGGCTACTATACAAA CAACGAACTTAGCAGCTAAACCATTCATGACTCCAATCGGTCCTATCCAGTTAACCGCAGAAGAATGCAACGAGATATTAATGAAACGGGCTCTACAAGCTCAAGGGATACCGACACCAGTTATAGATGCATCACAATTAAATCACACGATTCTTAATGGAGGTTTAAAGAGTTTGGCAGAAGCGACGGCGCAGCAAGCTCAAGCGGAGAATATACAGACGACGACGGTACATCAACATCACTTGTTGCATACGAAACAGGAACCTGGGACTGCGAATAACTCGccaaaa ACGGTGTATTCGCAGACGGAGCTAATGAACAGCAACTCGAtggtgacgtcacagccgcCGGCCACCGTCAAGGAGCGCCCCTACACTTGCGGCGAGTGCGGCAAGTCCTTCCTGCTCAAACATCATCTTACTACGCATGCGAGAGTTCATACTG gtgAACGGCCCCATGTATGCGCGCACTGCGGTAAAGCGTTCGCTCGAAAGCATTGTCTCAACACTCATCTGTTGTTGCACTCGGCTGAGCGGCCGTACAGGTGCCACGAGTGTAAAATGGCCTTTACCTTGAAACATCATCTTGTTACGCATTCTAGG GTACACAGTCGTGATCGTCCGTTCGTATGCAACGAGTGCGGGCGCGGGTTCCCTTTGAAGCGACATCTGGTGACGCACAGCAAGTACCATGCGGGCGAACGACCGTACGTCTGTAGTGACTGTGGGGAAAGCTTTGCGCAAAAG GAGCACCTAGTGATGCACAGTCGGTTCCACGGCTCGCTGTCGCCGTACGTGTGCGGCGACTGCGGCGTGACGTTCGCGCGCAAGTTCCAGCTCGTGAACCACGGCCGCGTGCACGGCCGCGTGCCGCACGCCTGCCCCGTCTGCGGGAAGGAGTTCCTGCAGAAACGGACGCTCGTCGCGCATATGAA AATCCACACAGGAGAAGGTGCGGTCGCGTGTCTAGAATGCGGTGAAGCTTTCAAATGTAAATCAGAACTGCAAGAGCACTGTGAAATGACGCGGCACTGCCTCAGTGCGTCGCAATCcaagcaacaacaacaacaacagcagcaAGCGCAGCAACAGGCTCAGCAACAAGCCCAACAACAGGCGCAACAACAAGCCCAGCAACAAGCTCAACAACAGGCACAACAGCAGgcgcaacaacaacaacagcaacaaCAGGCGACTGTTATTAAACAGGATGATTTTAAACCACAGATTGTACAG GTTATAGGTGCGGACGGACAACTAGTATCGGAGAAAACGACACCTGGATACGCGTGTCCCGAATGCGGTTCCTGTTTTAATACTAAG GAGGCGCTGTCGCTGCACGTGCGGCTGCACGCGGGGGACCGCACGTGCGTCACGGACCTGTGCGCGCTCACGGCCGCGCTGCAGCCCGGCCTCGTGGCCGCGCACCACGCCACGCAGC atcaACCAATTCAAATCATATCATCGAACCCCAACAATGTTGTACATACGCAAGTTATAGCCACG aaTCATCACGTAACGCCTCCCCGGCCGAAGATTCATTTTTGCGGTGAATGCGGGAAAGGATTTGCGGCTAAACATGGTCTACTAGCACATCAAAGAAG ACACCCAGACGGCAGCTGTACTCTCCGCACGCACGTGTGTGACCAGTGCGGGAAGGCGTTCTTCCAGAAAAACCACCTCATGCTACATCAGAGACAACACATGGACTTACCGCCTAGAACT CAAGTGCAACCCGTAACGCAGCAAGCGCAACAACAAGTGGTGCAACAGGCCGCGCAACAAGCACAACAAGTGCAACAACAGGTGCAGCAACAAGTTCAACAACAGCAACAGCAgcagcagcaacaacaacagcaTCAACAACATCAAAACAGCTTGGAGTTAGACCAGGACCATCAGGCTACGCATATACAAGTG GTAACGAACAGGTCGGGTCAGGTGATCGGCAACCAGATCGTGGTGGGCGCCGTGGGCGTGGGGCGGCGGCTGGTGGCGCCGCAGCTGCACATCGTGGGGCGCGACAACAAGCCGCAGCTGGCGCACCTCGCGCACAACAAGCACCACGCGCAGAGGCAACACACCACCAG CGGTGACGCGAAAGAAGTAGGCGGCCTAGTCTTATCCGCTGGTCGGAACGGGCTCATCAAGTACGAGATCTCACTACCGCAGCCCACGTCCGTGGTACAAGTGCAGCAGCTGGACTGA
- the LOC142977576 gene encoding uncharacterized protein LOC142977576 isoform X2 codes for MCMPTPNNVSGFGYSWGFTSSADLTKGEVETPSSLSYTLGNTVSPETTLTVMSTNKPQVQEKVGAVTVAVSNAGAQLTRVVTTGTPLSGRRAMFVVNDAPAHTLNRVSQQNQTATIQTTNLAAKPFMTPIGPIQLTAEECNEILMKRALQAQGIPTPVIDASQLNHTILNGGLKSLAEATAQQAQAENIQTTTVHQHHLLHTKQEPGTANNSPKTVYSQTELMNSNSMVTSQPPATVKERPYTCGECGKSFLLKHHLTTHARVHTGERPHLCVHCGKSFAHKHCLNTHLRLHSTERPYKCPDCKKAFTLKHHLLSHSRVHSRDRPFVCNECGRGFPLKRHLVTHSKYHAGERPYVCSDCGESFAQKEHLVMHSRFHGSLSPYVCGDCGVTFARKFQLVNHGRVHGRVPHACPVCGKEFLQKRTLVAHMKIHTGEGAVACLECGEAFKCKSELQEHCEMTRHCLSASQSKQQQQQQQQAQQQAQQQAQQQAQQQAQQQAQQQAQQQAQQQQQQQQATVIKQDDFKPQIVQVIGADGQLVSEKTTPGYACPECGSCFNTKEALSLHVRLHAGDRTCVTDLCALTAALQPGLVAAHHATQHQPIQIISSNPNNVVHTQVIATNHHVTPPRPKIHFCGECGKGFAAKHGLLAHQRRHPDGSCTLRTHVCDQCGKAFFQKNHLMLHQRQHMDLPPRTQQVQPVTQQAQQQVVQQAAQQAQQVQQQVQQQVQQQQQQQQQQQQHQQHQNSLELDQDHQATHIQVVTNRSGQVIGNQIVVGAVGVGRRLVAPQLHIVGRDNKPQLAHLAHNKHHAQRQHTTSGDAKEVGGLVLSAGRNGLIKYEISLPQPTSVVQVQQLD; via the exons ATGTGTATGCCAACTCCTAATAATGTGTCGGGCTTCGGTTACTCGTGGGGCTTTACGAGTTCTGCGGACCTTACGAAGGGTGAGGTGGAGACTCCAAGCAGCCTGAGTTATACCCTAGGAAATACG GTATCCCCAGAAACAACCTTAACGGTTATGTCAACGAACAAACCACAAGTACAAGAAAAGGTTGGAGCAGTTACAGTAGCAGTATCAAATGCTGGGGCCCAGTTGACGAGGGTTGTGACGACTGGTACTCCACTGTCAGGGCGACGGGCTATGTTTGTAGTGAATGATGCACCTGCACACACTTTGAACAGGGTGTCACAGCAGAATCAGACGGCTACTATACAAA CAACGAACTTAGCAGCTAAACCATTCATGACTCCAATCGGTCCTATCCAGTTAACCGCAGAAGAATGCAACGAGATATTAATGAAACGGGCTCTACAAGCTCAAGGGATACCGACACCAGTTATAGATGCATCACAATTAAATCACACGATTCTTAATGGAGGTTTAAAGAGTTTGGCAGAAGCGACGGCGCAGCAAGCTCAAGCGGAGAATATACAGACGACGACGGTACATCAACATCACTTGTTGCATACGAAACAGGAACCTGGGACTGCGAATAACTCGccaaaa ACGGTGTATTCGCAGACGGAGCTAATGAACAGCAACTCGAtggtgacgtcacagccgcCGGCCACCGTCAAGGAGCGCCCCTACACTTGCGGCGAGTGCGGCAAGTCCTTCCTGCTCAAACATCATCTTACTACGCATGCGAGAGTTCATACTG GTGAGCGACCGCACTTGTGCGTGCACTGCGGGAAATCATTCGCACACAAGCATTGTCTGAACACACACCTGCGTCTGCACTCCACCGAGCGACCCTACAAATGCCCTGATTGCAAGAAAGCCTTCACACTCAAACACCATCTACTATCACATTCACgg GTACACAGTCGTGATCGTCCGTTCGTATGCAACGAGTGCGGGCGCGGGTTCCCTTTGAAGCGACATCTGGTGACGCACAGCAAGTACCATGCGGGCGAACGACCGTACGTCTGTAGTGACTGTGGGGAAAGCTTTGCGCAAAAG GAGCACCTAGTGATGCACAGTCGGTTCCACGGCTCGCTGTCGCCGTACGTGTGCGGCGACTGCGGCGTGACGTTCGCGCGCAAGTTCCAGCTCGTGAACCACGGCCGCGTGCACGGCCGCGTGCCGCACGCCTGCCCCGTCTGCGGGAAGGAGTTCCTGCAGAAACGGACGCTCGTCGCGCATATGAA AATCCACACAGGAGAAGGTGCGGTCGCGTGTCTAGAATGCGGTGAAGCTTTCAAATGTAAATCAGAACTGCAAGAGCACTGTGAAATGACGCGGCACTGCCTCAGTGCGTCGCAATCcaagcaacaacaacaacaacagcagcaAGCGCAGCAACAGGCTCAGCAACAAGCCCAACAACAGGCGCAACAACAAGCCCAGCAACAAGCTCAACAACAGGCACAACAGCAGgcgcaacaacaacaacagcaacaaCAGGCGACTGTTATTAAACAGGATGATTTTAAACCACAGATTGTACAG GTTATAGGTGCGGACGGACAACTAGTATCGGAGAAAACGACACCTGGATACGCGTGTCCCGAATGCGGTTCCTGTTTTAATACTAAG GAGGCGCTGTCGCTGCACGTGCGGCTGCACGCGGGGGACCGCACGTGCGTCACGGACCTGTGCGCGCTCACGGCCGCGCTGCAGCCCGGCCTCGTGGCCGCGCACCACGCCACGCAGC atcaACCAATTCAAATCATATCATCGAACCCCAACAATGTTGTACATACGCAAGTTATAGCCACG aaTCATCACGTAACGCCTCCCCGGCCGAAGATTCATTTTTGCGGTGAATGCGGGAAAGGATTTGCGGCTAAACATGGTCTACTAGCACATCAAAGAAG ACACCCAGACGGCAGCTGTACTCTCCGCACGCACGTGTGTGACCAGTGCGGGAAGGCGTTCTTCCAGAAAAACCACCTCATGCTACATCAGAGACAACACATGGACTTACCGCCTAGAACT CAGCAAGTGCAACCCGTAACGCAGCAAGCGCAACAACAAGTGGTGCAACAGGCCGCGCAACAAGCACAACAAGTGCAACAACAGGTGCAGCAACAAGTTCAACAACAGCAACAGCAgcagcagcaacaacaacagcaTCAACAACATCAAAACAGCTTGGAGTTAGACCAGGACCATCAGGCTACGCATATACAAGTG GTAACGAACAGGTCGGGTCAGGTGATCGGCAACCAGATCGTGGTGGGCGCCGTGGGCGTGGGGCGGCGGCTGGTGGCGCCGCAGCTGCACATCGTGGGGCGCGACAACAAGCCGCAGCTGGCGCACCTCGCGCACAACAAGCACCACGCGCAGAGGCAACACACCACCAG CGGTGACGCGAAAGAAGTAGGCGGCCTAGTCTTATCCGCTGGTCGGAACGGGCTCATCAAGTACGAGATCTCACTACCGCAGCCCACGTCCGTGGTACAAGTGCAGCAGCTGGACTGA
- the LOC142977576 gene encoding uncharacterized protein LOC142977576 isoform X4: MCMPTPNNVSGFGYSWGFTSSADLTKGEVETPSSLSYTLGNTVSPETTLTVMSTNKPQVQEKVGAVTVAVSNAGAQLTRVVTTGTPLSGRRAMFVVNDAPAHTLNRVSQQNQTATIQTTNLAAKPFMTPIGPIQLTAEECNEILMKRALQAQGIPTPVIDASQLNHTILNGGLKSLAEATAQQAQAENIQTTTVHQHHLLHTKQEPGTANNSPKTELMNSNSMVTSQPPATVKERPYTCGECGKSFLLKHHLTTHARVHTGERPHVCAHCGKAFARKHCLNTHLLLHSAERPYRCHECKMAFTLKHHLVTHSRVHSRDRPFVCNECGRGFPLKRHLVTHSKYHAGERPYVCSDCGESFAQKEHLVMHSRFHGSLSPYVCGDCGVTFARKFQLVNHGRVHGRVPHACPVCGKEFLQKRTLVAHMKIHTGEGAVACLECGEAFKCKSELQEHCEMTRHCLSASQSKQQQQQQQQAQQQAQQQAQQQAQQQAQQQAQQQAQQQAQQQQQQQQATVIKQDDFKPQIVQVIGADGQLVSEKTTPGYACPECGSCFNTKEALSLHVRLHAGDRTCVTDLCALTAALQPGLVAAHHATQHQPIQIISSNPNNVVHTQVIATNHHVTPPRPKIHFCGECGKGFAAKHGLLAHQRRHPDGSCTLRTHVCDQCGKAFFQKNHLMLHQRQHMDLPPRTQQVQPVTQQAQQQVVQQAAQQAQQVQQQVQQQVQQQQQQQQQQQQHQQHQNSLELDQDHQATHIQVVTNRSGQVIGNQIVVGAVGVGRRLVAPQLHIVGRDNKPQLAHLAHNKHHAQRQHTTSGDAKEVGGLVLSAGRNGLIKYEISLPQPTSVVQVQQLD; encoded by the exons ATGTGTATGCCAACTCCTAATAATGTGTCGGGCTTCGGTTACTCGTGGGGCTTTACGAGTTCTGCGGACCTTACGAAGGGTGAGGTGGAGACTCCAAGCAGCCTGAGTTATACCCTAGGAAATACG GTATCCCCAGAAACAACCTTAACGGTTATGTCAACGAACAAACCACAAGTACAAGAAAAGGTTGGAGCAGTTACAGTAGCAGTATCAAATGCTGGGGCCCAGTTGACGAGGGTTGTGACGACTGGTACTCCACTGTCAGGGCGACGGGCTATGTTTGTAGTGAATGATGCACCTGCACACACTTTGAACAGGGTGTCACAGCAGAATCAGACGGCTACTATACAAA CAACGAACTTAGCAGCTAAACCATTCATGACTCCAATCGGTCCTATCCAGTTAACCGCAGAAGAATGCAACGAGATATTAATGAAACGGGCTCTACAAGCTCAAGGGATACCGACACCAGTTATAGATGCATCACAATTAAATCACACGATTCTTAATGGAGGTTTAAAGAGTTTGGCAGAAGCGACGGCGCAGCAAGCTCAAGCGGAGAATATACAGACGACGACGGTACATCAACATCACTTGTTGCATACGAAACAGGAACCTGGGACTGCGAATAACTCGccaaaa ACGGAGCTAATGAACAGCAACTCGAtggtgacgtcacagccgcCGGCCACCGTCAAGGAGCGCCCCTACACTTGCGGCGAGTGCGGCAAGTCCTTCCTGCTCAAACATCATCTTACTACGCATGCGAGAGTTCATACTG gtgAACGGCCCCATGTATGCGCGCACTGCGGTAAAGCGTTCGCTCGAAAGCATTGTCTCAACACTCATCTGTTGTTGCACTCGGCTGAGCGGCCGTACAGGTGCCACGAGTGTAAAATGGCCTTTACCTTGAAACATCATCTTGTTACGCATTCTAGG GTACACAGTCGTGATCGTCCGTTCGTATGCAACGAGTGCGGGCGCGGGTTCCCTTTGAAGCGACATCTGGTGACGCACAGCAAGTACCATGCGGGCGAACGACCGTACGTCTGTAGTGACTGTGGGGAAAGCTTTGCGCAAAAG GAGCACCTAGTGATGCACAGTCGGTTCCACGGCTCGCTGTCGCCGTACGTGTGCGGCGACTGCGGCGTGACGTTCGCGCGCAAGTTCCAGCTCGTGAACCACGGCCGCGTGCACGGCCGCGTGCCGCACGCCTGCCCCGTCTGCGGGAAGGAGTTCCTGCAGAAACGGACGCTCGTCGCGCATATGAA AATCCACACAGGAGAAGGTGCGGTCGCGTGTCTAGAATGCGGTGAAGCTTTCAAATGTAAATCAGAACTGCAAGAGCACTGTGAAATGACGCGGCACTGCCTCAGTGCGTCGCAATCcaagcaacaacaacaacaacagcagcaAGCGCAGCAACAGGCTCAGCAACAAGCCCAACAACAGGCGCAACAACAAGCCCAGCAACAAGCTCAACAACAGGCACAACAGCAGgcgcaacaacaacaacagcaacaaCAGGCGACTGTTATTAAACAGGATGATTTTAAACCACAGATTGTACAG GTTATAGGTGCGGACGGACAACTAGTATCGGAGAAAACGACACCTGGATACGCGTGTCCCGAATGCGGTTCCTGTTTTAATACTAAG GAGGCGCTGTCGCTGCACGTGCGGCTGCACGCGGGGGACCGCACGTGCGTCACGGACCTGTGCGCGCTCACGGCCGCGCTGCAGCCCGGCCTCGTGGCCGCGCACCACGCCACGCAGC atcaACCAATTCAAATCATATCATCGAACCCCAACAATGTTGTACATACGCAAGTTATAGCCACG aaTCATCACGTAACGCCTCCCCGGCCGAAGATTCATTTTTGCGGTGAATGCGGGAAAGGATTTGCGGCTAAACATGGTCTACTAGCACATCAAAGAAG ACACCCAGACGGCAGCTGTACTCTCCGCACGCACGTGTGTGACCAGTGCGGGAAGGCGTTCTTCCAGAAAAACCACCTCATGCTACATCAGAGACAACACATGGACTTACCGCCTAGAACT CAGCAAGTGCAACCCGTAACGCAGCAAGCGCAACAACAAGTGGTGCAACAGGCCGCGCAACAAGCACAACAAGTGCAACAACAGGTGCAGCAACAAGTTCAACAACAGCAACAGCAgcagcagcaacaacaacagcaTCAACAACATCAAAACAGCTTGGAGTTAGACCAGGACCATCAGGCTACGCATATACAAGTG GTAACGAACAGGTCGGGTCAGGTGATCGGCAACCAGATCGTGGTGGGCGCCGTGGGCGTGGGGCGGCGGCTGGTGGCGCCGCAGCTGCACATCGTGGGGCGCGACAACAAGCCGCAGCTGGCGCACCTCGCGCACAACAAGCACCACGCGCAGAGGCAACACACCACCAG CGGTGACGCGAAAGAAGTAGGCGGCCTAGTCTTATCCGCTGGTCGGAACGGGCTCATCAAGTACGAGATCTCACTACCGCAGCCCACGTCCGTGGTACAAGTGCAGCAGCTGGACTGA